The following coding sequences are from one Lolium rigidum isolate FL_2022 chromosome 6, APGP_CSIRO_Lrig_0.1, whole genome shotgun sequence window:
- the LOC124663367 gene encoding gibberellin 2-beta-dioxygenase 3-like translates to MELMAEGLGMQDTGVFRGMVHRDGSDELLRVNHYPPSLRPEAVGGGSTGFGEHTDPQIMSLLRSNSIPGLQIALQDGSWLPVPPDTESIFVNVGDAMQVLTNGRYRSVRHRVVAEAGEEVRSRLSMIYFGGPAPVERIVPVAGVMGPLEPKLYKSFTWEEYMTAAYKTNLATCRLEPFLLLQLGAEESPKDASELLLNAATAPQ, encoded by the coding sequence ATGGAGCTGATGGCAGAAGGGCTGGGGATGCAGGACACAGGCGTGTTCAGGGGCATGGTCCACAGGGACGGCAGCGACGAGCTGCTGCGTGTGAACCACTACCCGCCGTCGCTGCGCCCGGAGGCGGTGGGCGGTGGCTCCACGGGGTTCGGCGAGCACACGGACCCTCAGATCATGTCGCTGCTGCGCTCCAACTCCATCCCCGGGCTGCAGATCGCGCTGCAGGACGGCAGCTGGCTCCCCGTCCCGCCCGACACAGAGTCCATCTTCGTCAACGTCGGCGACGCCATGCAGGTTCTGACCAACGGGAGGTACAGGAGTGTGAGGCACAGGGTGGTGGCAGAGGCCGGGGAGGAGGTCCGGTCGAGGCTGTCGATGATATACTTCGGCGGCCCGGCGCCGGTGGAGAGGATCGTGCCAGTGGCTGGGGTGATGGGGCCGCTGGAGCCGAAACTGTACAAGAGCTTTACGTGGGAGGAGTACATGACGGCCGCATACAAGACCAACCTCGCCACCTGCAGGCTGGAGCCCTTCCTGCTCCTGCAGCTCGGCGCTGAAGAATCCCCCAAGGATGCAAGCGAGTTGCTGCTGAATGCTGCCACTGCTCCGCAGTAA